In a genomic window of Bordetella petrii:
- a CDS encoding serine hydrolase, giving the protein MNSKPIRIAAAAVLGAGLAMGGAMPAASQALTIERGASPPADAVAIPNGSRERAVQELPHIIERIMRRSHVPGMAAAVVIDGKTVFAQGYGKREAGKPGAVDAQTVFQIASISKSISATVTAIQVTRGTVAWTDPVSRYLPGFKLSDAYVASHGTIGDFFAHRTGLPGTAGDDLEDLGFTRDEIIARLRLLPLDPFRISYHYANFSTTIAAEAVAAAAQARWEDLADASLFKPLGMASTSYRYRDYEARGNRAALHAYRNGSFQALGQRNADEQAPAGGVSSNVVDLAEWLKLLLANGQRQGKPLIAPQALLPALSPQSFSAPPHAVDARPGFYGYGFNVNTEVGGRPAMGHSGAFLLGAGTAFKIVPSAGIGIVVLTNGAPIGAAESVVAEFTDVALYGKPSRDWFAAYNGVMRGYFVPQADLSSQSRPARPRASQPLDSYVGRYENAYFGMADIQEANGAMTLTLGPKAMAFQLRHWDGDTFAFSPAGEAELVDSLASLRFKMENGRASGFAIDFYDENGLGTWVRK; this is encoded by the coding sequence ATGAACAGCAAGCCAATACGCATTGCCGCTGCCGCCGTGCTGGGCGCGGGTTTGGCCATGGGTGGCGCCATGCCCGCCGCATCGCAGGCGTTGACGATAGAGCGCGGCGCCAGCCCGCCAGCCGACGCCGTGGCGATTCCGAACGGCAGCCGGGAACGGGCCGTTCAGGAATTGCCTCATATCATCGAACGCATCATGCGGCGCAGCCATGTGCCGGGCATGGCCGCCGCCGTGGTCATCGACGGCAAGACCGTGTTTGCCCAGGGATACGGCAAGCGCGAGGCGGGCAAGCCTGGCGCGGTCGATGCGCAGACGGTGTTCCAGATCGCGTCGATTTCCAAGTCGATCTCGGCCACGGTGACGGCGATCCAGGTGACCCGGGGCACGGTGGCATGGACGGACCCAGTATCGCGCTATTTGCCAGGCTTCAAGTTGAGCGATGCCTATGTGGCCTCGCACGGCACGATCGGCGATTTCTTCGCGCACCGCACCGGCTTGCCGGGCACGGCTGGCGACGATCTCGAAGACCTCGGATTCACGCGCGACGAGATCATCGCGCGCCTGAGGCTGCTGCCGCTCGACCCTTTTCGCATTTCTTATCACTACGCCAACTTCAGCACGACGATCGCCGCCGAGGCCGTGGCCGCGGCCGCCCAAGCGCGCTGGGAAGACCTGGCCGATGCATCGCTGTTCAAGCCGCTGGGCATGGCTTCGACCAGCTATCGCTATCGCGACTACGAAGCGCGCGGCAACCGCGCCGCATTGCATGCGTACCGGAACGGATCGTTCCAGGCCCTGGGCCAGCGTAATGCCGACGAGCAGGCGCCGGCGGGCGGCGTTTCGTCCAATGTGGTCGATCTGGCCGAATGGTTGAAACTGCTGCTGGCGAATGGCCAGCGCCAGGGCAAGCCGCTGATTGCGCCGCAGGCCCTGCTGCCGGCGCTGTCACCGCAGTCGTTCAGCGCGCCGCCGCATGCCGTGGATGCGCGGCCGGGGTTTTATGGCTATGGCTTCAACGTGAACACCGAGGTGGGCGGCCGCCCGGCCATGGGACATTCGGGGGCCTTTCTGCTGGGCGCCGGCACGGCGTTCAAGATCGTGCCGTCGGCCGGGATCGGCATTGTGGTGCTGACCAATGGCGCGCCGATCGGCGCGGCGGAGTCGGTCGTGGCGGAGTTCACCGACGTGGCGCTCTACGGCAAGCCAAGCCGGGATTGGTTCGCCGCCTACAACGGGGTCATGCGAGGCTACTTCGTTCCGCAAGCGGACCTTTCATCGCAGAGCCGCCCGGCCCGGCCCCGGGCAAGCCAGCCGCTGGACAGCTATGTCGGCCGCTATGAAAACGCGTACTTCGGCATGGCCGATATACAGGAAGCCAATGGCGCCATGACGCTTACGCTGGGCCCGAAGGCCATGGCGTTCCAGTTGCGCCACTGGGACGGCGACACCTTCGCGTTCAGCCCGGCGGGCGAGGCGGAACTGGTGGATTCGCTGGCGTCGCTGCGGTTCAAGATGGAAAACGGCCGCGCCAGCGGCTTCGCCATCGATTTCTACGACGAAAACGGCCTGGGAACCTGGGTAAGAAAGTAA
- the ampH gene encoding D-alanyl-D-alanine-carboxypeptidase/endopeptidase AmpH encodes MACALGFHPARAADLALTDAVSMAGMQLYLNAGAPALLIAVVRGDDTVIQAYGETAPGSGIEPDEHSIFRLASVSKVFAADVLAALAVKGKLGLTDPLSQYAPDGVQVQSNGRPITLLDLATHSAALPRELPDPDAKPSENPFAAFDRAYYWKWLGSNTPPYAPGTTTLYSNAGYGLLGDALAKAGGADYSTVLANEVLAPAGLSDTTNVLNDEQQKRLMTGLDPLNQPDPNALVPDVMYASAGVYSTAADMARWMKWHLDGARRQTPQALLAHQMWLPYDGLKSVVGTEVTDADGMGLGWVVSLPRNGTPLLLGKSGGLGGFMSYVALSPNRGLGILVVASRVNFAMFDGIHAQVRELAAELAR; translated from the coding sequence ATGGCTTGCGCGCTTGGCTTTCACCCGGCCCGGGCGGCCGACCTGGCGCTTACCGACGCCGTGTCGATGGCCGGCATGCAGCTTTACCTGAACGCTGGCGCGCCGGCCTTGCTGATTGCCGTGGTGCGTGGCGATGACACGGTCATCCAGGCCTATGGCGAAACCGCGCCGGGCAGTGGCATTGAGCCCGACGAGCATTCGATTTTCCGGCTGGCGTCGGTGTCCAAGGTGTTCGCCGCGGACGTGCTGGCGGCGCTTGCCGTCAAGGGCAAGCTTGGCCTGACGGACCCCTTGTCCCAGTACGCGCCGGATGGCGTGCAGGTGCAATCCAATGGCCGGCCGATCACCCTGCTGGACCTGGCCACGCATTCGGCCGCGTTGCCGCGCGAGTTGCCGGACCCCGACGCCAAGCCGTCCGAAAATCCGTTCGCCGCGTTCGACCGGGCTTACTACTGGAAGTGGCTTGGCAGCAACACGCCGCCGTATGCGCCGGGTACGACCACGTTGTATTCCAATGCGGGTTATGGCCTGCTGGGCGACGCCCTGGCAAAAGCCGGTGGCGCCGACTATTCCACCGTGCTGGCCAATGAAGTGCTGGCGCCGGCGGGCCTGTCCGACACGACCAACGTGCTTAACGACGAGCAGCAAAAGCGCCTGATGACGGGCCTGGACCCGCTGAACCAGCCCGACCCCAATGCCCTCGTGCCGGACGTCATGTATGCCAGCGCTGGCGTGTATTCGACGGCGGCGGACATGGCGCGCTGGATGAAATGGCATCTGGACGGGGCCCGGCGACAAACGCCGCAAGCCCTGCTGGCACATCAGATGTGGTTGCCCTATGACGGGCTGAAGTCGGTGGTGGGCACCGAGGTGACCGACGCCGACGGCATGGGCCTGGGCTGGGTCGTGAGCTTGCCGCGCAACGGCACCCCCCTGCTGCTGGGCAAGAGCGGCGGCCTGGGCGGCTTCATGAGCTATGTGGCGTTGTCGCCCAACCGGGGCCTGGGAATTCTGGTCGTGGCCAGCCGCGTGAATTTCGCCATGTTCGACGGCATCCATGCGCAGGTGCGCGAACTGGCGGCCGAGCTGGCCCGGTGA